One Vigna unguiculata cultivar IT97K-499-35 chromosome 7, ASM411807v1, whole genome shotgun sequence genomic region harbors:
- the LOC114192423 gene encoding transcription repressor OFP6-like has translation MSSSARKLTFNTVSVSLGCGTCRRPKLLRHIFHPKRRPKRPTFRAQTHHWSQDRDDTTTTATTSTTTTTTFSPCHVDSSAQFCDYAKSVRGFGRVGSEGVAVEKDSDDPYLDFRHSMLQMILQNEIYSKDDLRELLNCFLQLNSPDHHGVIVRAFTEIWNGVFSVSSGATAFHRNRKTRDF, from the coding sequence ATGTCAAGTTCAGCAAGAAAACTAACCTTCAACACCGTCTCCGTCAGTTTGGGCTGCGGCACCTGCAGGAGGCCCAAGCTTCTCCGTCACATATTCCACCCCAAACGTCGCCCCAAGAGGCCCACCTTCCGAGCCCAAACCCATCACTGGTCGCAAGACAGAGACGACACTACTACCACCGCCACCACCagtaccaccaccaccaccaccttctCTCCGTGCCATGTCGACTCTTCCGCGCAGTTCTGCGACTACGCCAAGAGCGTGCGGGGGTTCGGCCGCGTGGGGAGCGAGGGCGTGGCGGTGGAAAAAGACTCCGACGACCCTTACCTCGACTTCCGGCACTCCATGCTCCAGATGATACTCCAAAACGAGATTTACTCCAAAGACGATCTCAGAGAACTTCTCAACTGCTTCCTCCAGCTCAATTCACCGGACCACCACGGCGTCATCGTCAGAGCCTTCACCGAGATCTGGAACGGCGTTTTCTCCGTCAGCTCCGGCGCCACCGCATTCCACCGCAACCGTAAGACTCGTGACTTTTAG
- the LOC114192571 gene encoding HVA22-like protein j, translating into MLGDFINRILILLMGYAYPGFECYKTVEKNKIDMEELRFWCKYWIIVALFTVLEKFPDIFFGWLPLYGEMKLVFFVWLWYPKTKGTGYIYETFLKPYVSKHENDIDRKIMEWKARGWDYVIFYWQFVAKYGQTAFLQALNQMATQSNKFSANPNSEVKSRVD; encoded by the exons ATGTTGGGCGATTTCATCAACCGAATCCTTAT ACTCCTTATGGGGTATGCTTACCCTGGATTTGAATGCTACAAAACTGTTGAGAAAAATAAGATAGACATGGAGGAACTTCGCTTCTGGTGTAAATATTG GATCATTGTGGCACTTTTCACTGTATTGGAAAAGTTCCCAGATATATTTTTTGGATG GCTGCCATTGTACGGAGAGATGAAGCTGGTGTTCTTCGTGTGGTTGTGGTATCCCAAAACTAAA GGGACAGGATACATTTATGAGACATTTCTGAAGCCATATGTATCAAAGCATGAGAATGACATTGACAGGAAAATAATGGAGTGGAAAGCAAGAGGATGGGattatgtgatattttattgGCAATTCGTTGCAAAATATGGCCAAACTGCATTTCTGCAAGCACTTAACCAAATGGCTACTCAATCTAATAAATTTTCAGCAAACCCTAATTCAGAGGTAAAGTCTAGAGTTGATTGA
- the LOC114189813 gene encoding transcription factor E2FA, which translates to MSTAAGPPDRRASPPRGAAATTVRPALKRHLAFVTKPPFAPPDDYHSFSSIDSRRLADEAVVVRSPYMKRKGGMNDSEGESHTQKWSNSPGYTNVSNITNSPFKTPVSAKGGRTQKAKASKEGRSCPPTPISNAGSPSPLTPASSCRYDSSLGLLTKKFINLVKHAEDGILDLNKAAETLEVQKRRIYDITNVLEGIGLIEKKLKNRIHWKGIESSTSGEVDGDISVLKEEVEKLSLEEQGLDDQIREMQERLRRLSENENNRKCLFVTEDDIKSLPCFQNETLIAIKAPHGTTLEVPDPEEAVDYPQRRYRIILRSTMGPIDVYLISQFEEKFEEINGAELPMIPLASSSESNEQIMTEMVPAECSGKEFEPQTQLSSHAYSDLNASQEFGGGMMKIVPSDVDNDADYWLLSDADVSITDMWRTDSTVDWNGVDVLHPDFGIISRPQTPSSGFVEVPTPGANSNQK; encoded by the exons ATGTCCACCGCCGCCGGACCTCCCGACCGCCGTGCCTCGCCGCCGCGGGGGGCTGCCGCCACCACTGTACGCCCGGCGCTCAAGCGCCATCTCGCTTTCGTCACCAAACCGCCCTTTGCTCCACCGGACGACTACCACAGCTTCTCCTCCATCGACTCCCGCCGCCTCGCCGATGAAGCCGTTGTCGTTAGATCTCCA TACATGAAGCGAAAGGGTGGAATGAATGACAGCGAAGGAGAGTCTCACACACAGAAGTGGAGTAACAGTCCTGGATACACTAATGTTAGTAACATAACAAATAGTCCTTTTAAAACTCCAGTGTCTGCAAAAGGAGGAAGGACACAGAAGGCAAAGGCTTCCAAAGAAGGCAGATCATGTCCCCCAACACCCATCTCAAATGCTG GTTCCCCTTCTCCTCTTACTCCTGCCAGCAGCTGCCGTTATGACAGTTCCTTAG GTCTCTTAACCAAAAAGTTCATCAATTTGGTCAAGCATGCAGAGGATGGTATTCTTGATCTAAATAAAGCAGCTGAGACTCTGGAG GTGCAAAAGAGGAGGATATACGACATAACAAATGTTTTGGAAGGCATTGGCCTCATTGAAAAGAAGCTCAAGAACAGAATACATTGGAA GGGAATTGAATCTTCCACGTCTGGTGAGGTGGATGGCGATATCTCTGTGCTTAAG GAAGAAGTTGAGAAACTTTCTTTGGAGGAGCAGGGATTAGATGATCAAATAAG GGAAATGCAAGAAAGATTGAGGAGGCtgagtgaaaatgaaaataaccgGAA ATGCCTTTTTGTGACCGAGGATGATATTAAGAGCCTACCTTGCTTCCag AATGAAACTTTAATAGCAATTAAAGCTCCGCATGGAACTACCCTGGAAGTCCCTGATCCTGAGGAA GCTGTAGACTATCCTCAGAGGAGATATAGAATCATTCTTAGAAGTACAATGGGTCCCATCGATGTCTACCTTATCAG TCAATTTGAAGAGAAATTTGAAGAGATTAACGGTGCTGAGCTCCCCATGATCCCACTTGCTTCCAGTTCTGAGTCCAACGAACAAATAATGACAGAAATGGTTCCTGCCGAATGTAGCGGAAAAGAATTTGAACCTCAAACTCAGCTGTCTTCTCATGCATACTCCGATCTAAATGCTTCACAAGAGTTTGGTGGTGGCATGATGAAGATTGTCCCTTCGGATGTTGAT AATGACGCTGATTATTGGCTTCTATCAGATGCTGACGTTAGTATAACAGATATGTGGAGAACAGATT CTACTGTTGATTGGAATGGGGTGGACGTGCTTCATCCTGATTTTGGAATCATTTCGAGGCCTCAAACTCCATCATCGGGGTTTGTTGAAGTGCCAACACCAGGAGCAAACTCTAATCAAAAGTGA